One Mycolicibacterium aubagnense genomic region harbors:
- a CDS encoding PPE domain-containing protein, producing MDSRGTTHGGNGGAGPTLHVNVGGIHAVAGMLEAAATKLAAHAVPVAHPPLGNDETSVSAAARLTEHGAVLASRAGDGAAVLQAAAAALYQATGTYTAVDTANVSVVALTGNPIAPTPTAPPAVTANVQPIDVPVLPSAPRPGEVTAAMMKAGTPSSGQAFIKNCNAIGGSFRDAASSAHSAAGLVNDHLTGAAGPRIHQALMSFGDWSTHMGTHADTVAQSASSHATRFTQVQRATPTPTDYESVQQRFAKAQAINASHPGMGVPAMVQAQNDYMDLNQRTTVSMAGYHTGEFPQAPPPPPPAVHIVEPAPAQNDSASAGQPAPGRHVAEEKHPGAPADDAAAAADDAGAELGTGGDGLDQLGASPLGAGGGASEMASTMPALLTGVLGGLVGAVTAIPQGAAQQAQSLASQAMEGMSGLSKGLAGKDGLDTPSLGDGPSLPGFDPSGLGGGGGGGGEPSTAPAASASDLPPAGSGTSMLSSASSSPAAGPAMTSGARVEPVSAGPGGAPMMMPPMGAGGGMGAAGSGARPMKEPDKLIKALKAANSEPVKGEVLRRQVVATADDPLDNDENDKPKPTVGVGSRRLRQQLKGDK from the coding sequence GTGGACAGCAGGGGGACAACACACGGGGGAAACGGCGGCGCTGGGCCGACGCTGCATGTCAACGTCGGCGGCATTCACGCGGTCGCAGGGATGCTCGAAGCTGCGGCCACCAAACTGGCCGCGCACGCGGTGCCGGTCGCGCACCCGCCGTTGGGTAACGACGAGACCTCGGTGAGTGCGGCCGCACGGCTCACCGAACACGGCGCGGTCCTGGCCTCGCGGGCCGGAGACGGGGCCGCGGTCCTGCAAGCAGCCGCAGCAGCGCTCTATCAGGCCACGGGCACCTACACGGCCGTGGACACGGCCAACGTCTCGGTCGTCGCGCTGACCGGTAACCCGATCGCGCCGACCCCGACAGCGCCGCCGGCGGTGACCGCCAACGTGCAGCCGATCGACGTCCCGGTGCTGCCGTCTGCGCCGCGACCCGGTGAGGTCACCGCCGCCATGATGAAGGCGGGCACACCTAGCTCCGGGCAAGCATTCATCAAGAACTGCAACGCTATTGGCGGATCGTTCCGCGACGCCGCATCGTCGGCGCACTCGGCCGCCGGGCTGGTCAACGATCACCTGACCGGCGCGGCCGGGCCTCGAATCCACCAGGCGCTCATGAGCTTTGGGGACTGGTCCACTCACATGGGTACGCACGCCGACACAGTGGCCCAGTCGGCCAGCAGCCATGCCACGAGGTTCACCCAAGTCCAGCGCGCCACACCCACGCCAACGGATTACGAGTCCGTGCAACAGAGGTTCGCCAAAGCGCAGGCGATTAACGCCTCCCATCCGGGCATGGGTGTGCCGGCGATGGTGCAAGCGCAAAACGACTACATGGATTTGAATCAACGCACCACGGTGTCGATGGCGGGCTATCACACCGGGGAGTTTCCGCAGGCCCCGCCGCCACCGCCACCGGCGGTGCACATTGTGGAACCGGCTCCGGCACAGAATGATTCGGCGTCTGCTGGCCAACCGGCACCTGGCCGTCACGTGGCCGAAGAGAAGCATCCGGGAGCGCCGGCCGATGACGCCGCCGCAGCGGCGGACGATGCCGGGGCAGAACTCGGAACCGGCGGCGACGGGCTCGACCAGCTCGGCGCCAGCCCTCTGGGCGCCGGGGGCGGCGCGTCCGAAATGGCCTCGACCATGCCCGCCCTATTGACCGGGGTGCTCGGCGGGCTCGTCGGCGCGGTCACCGCGATACCGCAGGGCGCTGCCCAGCAAGCGCAAAGTTTGGCATCGCAAGCGATGGAGGGCATGTCAGGCCTCAGCAAGGGCCTGGCCGGCAAAGACGGACTGGACACCCCGTCCCTCGGTGACGGACCGTCCTTGCCTGGCTTTGACCCCAGCGGACTGGGCGGTGGCGGAGGCGGGGGAGGCGAACCGAGTACCGCACCTGCGGCCAGCGCCTCCGATCTTCCCCCGGCCGGGTCGGGCACCAGCATGTTGTCCAGCGCGAGCAGCAGCCCAGCCGCCGGCCCGGCGATGACTTCCGGGGCGCGGGTGGAGCCGGTGTCCGCCGGCCCAGGCGGGGCGCCGATGATGATGCCTCCCATGGGCGCCGGTGGCGGCATGGGCGCCGCCGGGTCGGGCGCGCGGCCGATGAAAGAACCCGACAAGTTGATCAAGGCGCTCAAGGCGGCCAACAGCGAGCCAGTCAAGGGTGAGGTGCTGCGCCGCCAGGTGGTCGCCACCGCCGACGATCCGCTCGACAACGACGAAAACGACAAGCCGAAACCGACCGTAGGCGTGGGCTCGCGCCGGCTACGCCAACAACTGAAAGGTGACAAATGA
- a CDS encoding YbaB/EbfC family nucleoid-associated protein, translated as MTVYEYPTYQEDVDRTQSVIARVERVQAMLNKFVDELKDLEGFAENDNGDVKVRVNHEGSLRELIIAHGCLATYDNLAFETEINETVAKAVDSVTAATAELTGAQDEADLDNVVAALSDPNSYIWKSA; from the coding sequence ATGACCGTCTACGAGTACCCGACGTATCAAGAGGACGTCGACCGCACCCAGTCGGTCATTGCCCGAGTTGAGCGAGTGCAGGCCATGCTCAACAAATTCGTCGACGAACTCAAAGACCTCGAAGGGTTCGCCGAAAACGACAACGGCGACGTCAAGGTGCGAGTCAATCACGAAGGCTCCCTGCGCGAATTGATCATCGCGCACGGCTGCTTGGCTACCTACGACAACCTCGCTTTTGAGACAGAAATCAACGAGACCGTGGCCAAAGCGGTGGACTCTGTCACCGCAGCAACCGCCGAGCTCACCGGTGCACAGGACGAAGCCGATCTCGATAACGTCGTCGCCGCCCTGTCCGACCCAAATTCGTACATCTGGAAATCAGCGTGA
- a CDS encoding type II toxin-antitoxin system VapC family toxin → MIVLDASVLIAHFEPSDAHHARAGKLLLDNAEHEFWANTITLAEFLVGPTRSGLADTARKGIADLQITAHEISADSWPSLALLRTSTGRKMPDCCVLYTAVELGPDVAKVATFDDALAASAKKLGIGVAR, encoded by the coding sequence ATGATCGTCCTCGACGCCAGCGTCCTGATCGCTCACTTCGAGCCCAGCGACGCACACCACGCCCGAGCCGGCAAGCTACTGCTCGACAACGCGGAACACGAATTCTGGGCTAACACAATCACTCTCGCAGAATTCCTCGTCGGCCCAACCAGATCAGGACTTGCCGACACCGCCCGCAAAGGAATCGCCGACCTGCAGATCACCGCGCACGAGATCAGCGCCGACAGCTGGCCATCGCTAGCGCTCCTGAGGACAAGCACCGGCCGCAAGATGCCAGACTGCTGCGTGCTGTATACGGCCGTCGAACTGGGCCCTGACGTCGCCAAGGTCGCCACCTTCGACGACGCACTGGCAGCGTCGGCGAAAAAACTGGGTATCGGCGTTGCCCGCTGA
- the eccB gene encoding type VII secretion protein EccB gives MPLKLASKTQVSGHFFVRRRLAFALARRSVRMDFNPAQMQRTLLVVSAIIGATAVVGALALGWLRPTGTVGESKIVADRKLGTLYVKVGDRLHPALNLVSAQLIAGQPDAPVFVSSDDIAKQPMGPAVGIIGAPVERPAVQSPDVVRWAVCDTASGTIGGEPVITGIDGALTFGSVAAPVGVGDGVLLSYDHQAYLVNGGMRMPVDLGNGVITSALGIASTAQPVPMSRALFDALPAGGPVVVPVVPNAGAPGRPELGPGVVVGAVVASHDVSSNTDKFYVAIGDGVQEISPVVASMLRQTNSFGFAVPPKVSPDRLAHIPVRHLLDVDYYPKSPLRIVDSASQPVTCMAYRWGISERQAQLSVVSGRALPITSEQQSRLIPLVGGGTNGVQANQVLLSEDASTFVNTTGDAIDSPARETLWLISSAGARYGVPFDKENLKALGLNEGQVRPAPWAMLQVWPSGPELSQAAAATVHDSADGAAAPVATAGPTASR, from the coding sequence GTGCCACTAAAATTAGCGTCGAAGACCCAAGTGAGTGGGCATTTTTTCGTGCGGCGGCGGCTGGCTTTCGCGCTGGCGCGGCGTTCGGTGCGGATGGATTTCAACCCTGCGCAGATGCAGCGCACCTTGTTGGTGGTCTCGGCGATTATCGGTGCCACGGCCGTTGTCGGGGCGTTGGCTTTGGGGTGGCTGCGGCCGACCGGGACGGTTGGTGAGTCGAAGATCGTCGCGGACCGCAAGTTGGGCACCCTGTATGTCAAGGTCGGCGACCGCCTGCATCCTGCGCTGAATTTGGTGTCGGCACAGTTGATCGCGGGCCAGCCTGACGCGCCGGTGTTCGTATCGTCGGACGATATTGCCAAGCAGCCGATGGGTCCGGCGGTGGGGATCATCGGTGCCCCGGTGGAGCGGCCCGCTGTGCAGTCCCCTGATGTGGTGCGGTGGGCGGTGTGTGACACGGCATCGGGCACGATTGGTGGCGAACCGGTGATTACCGGTATCGACGGGGCGTTGACGTTCGGGTCGGTGGCCGCTCCGGTCGGCGTGGGTGACGGGGTGCTGTTGTCGTATGACCATCAGGCCTATCTCGTTAATGGCGGGATGCGTATGCCGGTGGATTTGGGCAACGGTGTGATCACCTCGGCGTTGGGGATCGCGTCGACGGCTCAGCCGGTGCCGATGTCGCGGGCGCTGTTTGATGCGTTGCCCGCCGGGGGGCCGGTGGTGGTGCCGGTGGTGCCGAATGCTGGTGCGCCAGGGCGGCCGGAGCTCGGGCCGGGTGTTGTGGTGGGGGCGGTGGTGGCTAGCCACGATGTGTCCTCCAACACTGACAAGTTTTATGTGGCGATCGGTGATGGGGTGCAGGAGATTTCGCCGGTGGTTGCTTCGATGCTGCGGCAGACGAACTCGTTCGGGTTCGCGGTGCCGCCGAAGGTGTCGCCCGATCGGCTGGCGCATATTCCGGTGCGGCACTTGCTCGATGTTGATTACTACCCGAAGTCGCCGCTGCGGATCGTTGATTCGGCAAGCCAGCCGGTGACGTGCATGGCGTACCGGTGGGGGATCAGTGAGCGTCAGGCGCAGTTGTCGGTGGTTTCTGGTCGTGCGTTGCCGATTACGAGTGAGCAGCAGTCACGGTTGATTCCGCTGGTCGGTGGCGGGACGAACGGCGTTCAGGCCAATCAGGTGTTGTTGAGCGAGGATGCGTCGACGTTCGTCAATACCACTGGTGACGCGATCGACAGTCCGGCCCGCGAGACGTTGTGGCTGATCAGCTCGGCCGGTGCACGGTATGGCGTTCCGTTTGATAAAGAGAATTTGAAGGCGTTGGGGCTGAATGAAGGGCAGGTCCGGCCGGCGCCGTGGGCGATGTTGCAGGTATGGCCTTCGGGACCGGAGTTGTCTCAGGCGGCGGCGGCCACGGTTCATGATTCAGCTGATGGGGCGGCGGCGCCGGTGGCCACTGCGGGCCCGACGGCGTCGCGGTAG
- the eccCb gene encoding type VII secretion protein EccCb, translating into MSLGDGYVIDVSRDALLARDQKAQGEFWVTPDLLSDAETRAIVRRLARYHADADRVTASAAPRLSSVDLGDLTGIKDFARLDLDKLWARTSLGPPQANSEGDYLWGEDWLRIPVGRDSNGNTFYIDLKETHEFSGGGFHVVVVGTTGSGKSEFLKTLVLGGCLTHSPQSLVVAVFDFKGSSLVHSLYGLPHLVAGQNNLRSDSMWMDRMADVLFGEFEIRKQALDRAGVGDIAEYEYLRIHKKEKLRPLPHMMLVVDEFTQMFGECEAAKEVIDEGLRQGRSLGIRVVLGSQQLGHVMSSGLLTNVPHRVALRTGGEGVSRAVIESDEADRLPKKPAGAGYHRIYGDKHLSRVQFAYTSGVYVKSSDVVRSEEVRTAAGYVVPQDFTVTPMGELSIPQPVEAVAAPVAAPQTVIGPDGREMKKIQVANQALRSAYTLPLPPPMWLPPLAPLQADDLVRRTRRRGKPWDVNYGEADADATELALPVGMEDRPFDHKQYVYAPDLTQGNLFVVGLSRSGKSTAIATMITAGALKYTPRRVQFYIVSMAGTDYEAVQGLPHVGGYAQDGDPETVRRIFAEMNALVAQRADSFKAHGLTLDRFRRRKFGSEPGSYPEDGYGDVFLVIDGWELFGSAERFEKLIDKDVVPLMTVGPAYGVHMVIAAGSYIRSGIRSTMWPRLTNFLEFKLDSTDTSRTTDNNKMAAKVPFGSRQEFLDDAERDTDDDDDSSSEDDVAPEPRMVTVRIAGRGISMNGYHFQAGEPKVAVGPHVVDLSEALPHIKAVAASYPPAPRVHLLPTRITLDEVIAQTTRPPSPPLVPLGISELDMKPVYADFKRNPHLLITGRPNCGLSSAVTSVAQSIMDVYSPQQAKFYVVDPLRSQLEVVEGEHLGEYVHQEDEARQVFYDLAEMLTARIPTEKLTQAQLREAHRSWSGPEIFVLVDRIEEVQQWDRGGFPMAGEIPKVNPLSFLAPLVTRADEVGLHFVIGRRLDTSFSNRVWQDPIVSKLMTAKSAIIMDGDPADGPVIEDVRAQKSVPGRGLYLTEAGTAALQFGLPRPVGGPR; encoded by the coding sequence ATGTCACTCGGTGATGGCTACGTGATCGACGTCTCCCGTGATGCCTTGTTGGCCCGGGACCAGAAGGCCCAGGGTGAATTCTGGGTCACGCCTGACTTGTTGAGTGATGCCGAGACTCGGGCGATCGTGCGTCGTTTGGCCCGGTATCACGCCGATGCGGATCGGGTGACTGCCAGCGCAGCGCCGCGGCTGTCGTCGGTGGACTTGGGCGATCTGACGGGCATCAAGGATTTTGCTCGCCTCGACTTGGACAAGTTGTGGGCGCGTACGTCGTTGGGGCCGCCGCAAGCCAATAGCGAAGGCGATTACTTGTGGGGCGAGGATTGGTTGCGTATCCCCGTCGGGCGGGACAGTAACGGCAACACGTTCTATATCGACCTGAAAGAAACCCACGAGTTCAGCGGGGGCGGCTTTCACGTCGTGGTGGTCGGGACGACGGGCTCGGGTAAGTCCGAGTTCCTCAAAACCCTTGTGCTGGGTGGCTGCTTGACCCATTCGCCGCAGTCGCTGGTGGTGGCGGTCTTCGACTTCAAAGGTTCCAGTCTGGTCCATTCACTGTATGGCTTGCCTCATCTGGTGGCCGGCCAGAACAACTTGCGCTCGGACAGCATGTGGATGGACCGCATGGCCGATGTTCTGTTCGGCGAGTTCGAGATTCGCAAGCAGGCACTGGACCGCGCCGGGGTCGGCGACATCGCTGAGTACGAATATCTGCGTATCCACAAGAAGGAGAAGCTGCGGCCGCTGCCGCACATGATGCTGGTGGTCGACGAGTTCACTCAGATGTTCGGCGAGTGCGAGGCGGCCAAAGAGGTCATCGACGAAGGCCTGCGCCAGGGCCGGTCGCTGGGTATTCGTGTGGTGTTGGGTTCTCAGCAGCTCGGGCACGTGATGTCCAGCGGGCTGCTGACCAACGTCCCGCACCGGGTGGCTCTGCGCACCGGCGGTGAGGGTGTCTCGCGTGCGGTCATCGAGAGTGACGAGGCGGACCGGCTGCCGAAGAAGCCGGCCGGCGCCGGGTATCACCGCATCTATGGCGACAAGCATCTGAGTCGGGTGCAATTCGCCTATACCAGCGGCGTGTACGTCAAGTCTTCTGATGTGGTGCGTTCCGAGGAGGTCCGCACCGCAGCAGGATATGTTGTGCCGCAGGACTTCACGGTCACACCGATGGGTGAGCTTTCGATTCCGCAGCCGGTCGAGGCCGTTGCTGCGCCGGTGGCCGCACCGCAGACGGTGATCGGTCCGGACGGGCGCGAGATGAAGAAGATTCAGGTGGCCAATCAGGCGCTGCGCTCGGCGTACACGCTGCCCCTGCCGCCGCCGATGTGGTTGCCGCCGCTGGCGCCGTTGCAGGCGGATGACTTGGTGCGCCGGACGCGTCGCCGGGGCAAGCCGTGGGATGTCAATTACGGGGAGGCTGACGCCGACGCGACGGAGTTGGCGCTTCCGGTGGGCATGGAGGATCGGCCGTTCGACCATAAGCAGTACGTGTACGCACCGGATTTGACCCAGGGCAATCTTTTTGTTGTCGGGCTGTCGCGGTCCGGCAAATCCACGGCGATCGCCACCATGATCACCGCCGGTGCGCTGAAGTACACGCCGCGGCGGGTCCAGTTCTACATCGTATCGATGGCTGGCACCGATTATGAAGCGGTTCAAGGGCTTCCGCATGTCGGTGGATATGCCCAAGACGGCGATCCGGAGACGGTGCGGCGCATCTTTGCCGAAATGAACGCCTTGGTCGCCCAGCGCGCAGACTCTTTCAAGGCTCATGGTTTGACGTTGGATCGGTTCCGGCGCCGCAAATTCGGCAGCGAACCGGGCAGCTATCCCGAGGACGGTTACGGCGATGTGTTCCTGGTGATCGATGGCTGGGAGCTGTTCGGCAGCGCCGAGCGGTTCGAGAAGCTCATTGACAAGGACGTCGTGCCATTGATGACGGTCGGGCCGGCCTATGGCGTGCACATGGTCATCGCGGCCGGGTCCTATATTCGGTCGGGAATCCGGTCGACGATGTGGCCGCGACTGACGAATTTCTTGGAATTCAAACTCGATTCGACTGATACGAGCCGAACCACGGACAACAACAAGATGGCCGCGAAGGTTCCGTTCGGGTCCCGCCAGGAGTTTCTGGACGACGCCGAACGCGACACCGACGATGATGACGATTCGTCCTCCGAGGACGATGTCGCGCCGGAACCACGGATGGTCACGGTGCGCATTGCCGGGCGCGGTATTTCGATGAACGGCTATCACTTTCAGGCGGGTGAGCCGAAAGTGGCTGTCGGGCCGCACGTCGTGGACCTAAGTGAGGCGCTGCCACATATTAAAGCGGTCGCCGCGAGCTACCCGCCGGCGCCGCGGGTGCATTTGTTGCCGACCAGGATCACGCTGGACGAGGTGATCGCTCAGACCACGCGTCCGCCGAGTCCTCCGCTGGTGCCGCTCGGTATCTCCGAACTCGATATGAAACCGGTGTACGCGGACTTTAAGCGGAACCCGCACCTGTTGATCACCGGCAGGCCCAACTGCGGTTTGAGTTCGGCGGTGACATCGGTGGCACAGTCCATCATGGACGTCTACTCGCCGCAGCAGGCCAAGTTCTACGTGGTGGACCCGTTGCGATCGCAGCTGGAGGTCGTCGAAGGAGAACACCTGGGTGAATACGTCCACCAGGAGGACGAAGCCCGGCAGGTGTTCTATGACCTCGCCGAAATGCTGACAGCTCGCATTCCCACCGAGAAGCTGACTCAGGCGCAGCTGCGCGAAGCGCACCGCTCGTGGAGCGGTCCGGAGATCTTCGTGCTGGTCGACCGAATCGAGGAGGTCCAGCAGTGGGACCGTGGCGGCTTCCCAATGGCCGGCGAGATTCCGAAGGTCAACCCGTTGTCGTTCCTGGCGCCCTTGGTGACCCGGGCCGATGAGGTCGGGCTGCACTTCGTCATCGGACGTCGGCTGGACACCAGCTTTTCCAACCGGGTCTGGCAGGACCCGATTGTCAGCAAGCTGATGACCGCCAAGTCGGCCATCATCATGGACGGCGACCCGGCAGACGGTCCGGTGATCGAGGACGTGCGAGCTCAAAAGAGCGTGCCCGGCCGCGGCCTGTATCTGACCGAGGCCGGCACGGCAGCGCTGCAATTCGGGCTGCCGCGCCCGGTGGGCGGGCCGCGATGA
- a CDS encoding XRE family transcriptional regulator, producing the protein MSAREPDACLRLAKAVDDARGELGLSKHDLARLSKTSRPTVSLLINHAVIPARESGLDRIGAALGWEPGTCAAILDGRVDMTQVMVPPSKAQLLVAEQLDELAASAASAAEDAERSAGRLRQIEAQVRAAARLVLRSP; encoded by the coding sequence ATGAGCGCCCGTGAGCCGGACGCGTGCTTGCGCCTGGCCAAGGCGGTCGATGATGCCCGTGGGGAGCTGGGGCTGTCCAAGCACGATCTGGCGCGGTTGTCGAAGACGAGTCGGCCGACGGTGTCACTGCTGATCAACCACGCGGTGATCCCGGCGCGTGAGTCCGGGTTGGATCGGATCGGCGCGGCGTTGGGCTGGGAGCCCGGCACGTGTGCGGCCATCCTCGATGGCCGGGTCGACATGACCCAGGTGATGGTGCCACCCAGCAAGGCTCAGCTGCTGGTGGCTGAACAACTGGACGAATTGGCGGCGTCGGCGGCGTCGGCGGCCGAGGATGCCGAACGCTCGGCGGGGCGGTTACGCCAGATCGAAGCGCAGGTCAGGGCTGCGGCGCGGCTGGTGTTGCGCTCACCGTAA